The Aethina tumida isolate Nest 87 chromosome 5, icAetTumi1.1, whole genome shotgun sequence genomic sequence aaaatatttttattattatggaaagtgacacacaaaaattaagacaaattgAGATGATTCACAACGTGAACTGGTTTGTCAAAAGGATACATTTTGCACTATCATGACTTCAGTCTCTATTCACCACAAGAGGCTaccattgaatatttttcatgaaCTTGGTCATTTTGCGAGAAGTAGACAATTGCAATAATCGTTTGATGTGGTCGAAATGGGACTTgttaaaattagttcaaagTCTGTAAGAAGTCAATGGAAGTTCGTTTGATCCCATACCTATAAGAACAACCCTACATTCTACTAAAAACGTATTCCAATATTGACTTGCTTACGATCACATTCATTGGACCACAGaacctaaatttattttagaaaaaaataatgatggttctgcttatgttaCACAGAgagaaaactacaaaatacaTACACGGAGACAAAACTACAAAAAAgattgttatttacaattcttCTGGTACAGACTCCCTAGATTGATTTATGTctaaagatatattaaaaaacaattcatatattgaagaaatgatgctcCTAATAAATGTGTCTCAATATGAAAACGATCCCAGAtataaatccaaaattgtgataaaCTGGTTAAGAGACCAAAGCatgaatgttttgttttaaccATCCTAATCTCGAAACATTGAGGATCACAgttataaccaaattcgacacaataatttttaaaatttcttcacaGCAATTTAAAAAGGTTAAAGGATGTTGTTGATCATGAATGCATCCATTGCCTCAAAATACAATgtgagataaaataaatagcataATTAAAAGAGTATTACAAAGTTTTCAAGTgatataaacagtttaatacaCAATTATTGTTATGTATTCAAGTAAATGATAAGCCAATTAACCTAATATTTGCAGAAAGCATCTTGCAAccttatttatgaataaatatactaaCATGAAAAAAGTCCTGTATATCAAAAGCGTTTAAAGATAAACAGTGCAAATAGATAACttatcaaatatcaaattacagTACAAAAAGTTTCTTGAGAACCGTGTTAAGAAGTAAATCAGTTTCAAATCACTGATGAAATAAACAAAGCATGGTAACAAAAATCTATGTatcgattttaaataaacttgaagaaaaattacatccacactgtttaaatatttatcaattcgTCCGCCAAGACTGTTTAtgaaatctattattaatatacgaCAGAAGTTTTCATACAACTACACAGTAGTTACGCATTCtgtcttgaaattttaaaatcattgtgAGTGTGTGGGGGTCGTTGATGATTTTATAAAGGCACAATTAGCGGTATTTACTGATCgttcaatttttctaattaccaataaataatttaagattgtCATAAGCTACGgagcattattaaaaatcaatgaaatggatattaattattaaaagcaaCGTGTTGCAATTCACTTAACTTATTTAGTTGCTCTTATTCAGCGGCGACATCAACATCGTCAAGTTTAATATGAAAAGTGAGATTTTCTAGAtgcaaatgtttaaaaacactTAATAGGTGAGAACAATCGTTTATCTGTTTGCTGTTTTCGAGTACATGTTTTTCGGAATAGATAGGATTACTgtgaatcattttttatcattcatGGCTAAAGATTAAGGAAATTGTTATGTATTTAaccaaattaaacaattgtaatgattgtaattaaaattattttatttatcctaattatttgttaatattttcatagttcacaatgtaaaatgaaacaagttcatttaataataatatatgatgtTTATTTACTTAGAAGTTTACGTAttgtacaacaaaaaatacacagCGTATTACCACATCCTCTGATATAGGGAAGTCCACGGATCTATGTAAAATTGTTCGCAAAATTATCAGTCACAGTAAAATGAAGATCcagtataaataattgatttagatAAGATTATTGACGTTAATATCTATTGAGTTAAATAATGCTTTTAGTTTCGTAGTGGATCTATGTGAGTGGTGTAGTTATGTGTTTCATACATTGAATGTGTTTTGTTTTGGAATATGCaggtatttatataaatttatctaaatctgTCTAAACAAAAGAGATAAAATGTTAACaagtattaacaaatttaggttTTTATAGTCTAGACATTGTACAATGTAGAggatatttcaaaacaaatttaaatgtccctcatttctgaaatattatatacaaccTTCAGCTTgagtacattttttgtagtcCACAATTATGACATTAGGATGGAGTCTACTAGTAGTGTTCtgcgtttcaatttttaataaaaatgtggatGCTCAATTAAACTTCGACTTAAGGAATGGCACGTACGAAAAAGAACTTAAAATAGAAGTTAACTCCACAAATGAagtcatattattatttccatcAGTAAATGTAAGTTGTCATTTGCCGTTCAATGTCGAATTTATGTActgatatcaaaaattatctaacattattattattaaaattcctaaACACATAACGATATATTATTGTAGACCAAGAATCCGTTTAGGATTCACACTTATGCACCAAGGGCGACGAAAAACACACCCATTTTGGTGATGGTGAGACAGGAAAAGCAAGTGGCCTCCTGGCAGTTGCCGGCATTGCTGGAGACCACGACGAGGGATGACGAGATAGCCTTCAAAAACGTTTCCAAAACTATGTGCCACGACCGCATGGAAAACATTATAAACCcaagtaaaaattttgttttaaatctttcggcgaaaaaattaaaataacatttttacagGAATTTCAAATCGCATGGTGGTGGCTAATCAAAGTTTTATCGTGGCTTTGTCGACCTCGAACTTCGTAAATTCCACCGTTTATGTTAAAGTATCGGAGGAGAAGGACTTTTACGTAGAACTGAATAAGGATTACCATCTGACCGTGTCCCCCACTGAACCGAAATACGTCTATTTCAGTTTCACGACGAATGTTTCAGACACGATTATAATTGAAGTGGACTCTGAGGATGACGTGTGCTTCACAACATCTGTACAGAACAGCAGCGTGAGTAAAACTGCTGTCGTTTAATAGTGGGTGGTAGAATTGATTGCcacacttttaataattttttactaaagtaCGATTTGGGTtacttttatcataattacCAGCTGACGTTTATTTACTAGTTTCACCTAATTATGGGGCTAGATTAAAGTACacaaacaaaatcaatatcgccattaattattaataattttcccaCGCACTTGGGAAAAGCCAAAGctactatttaatattgtcttgCTGTgggaaaaattttacatttggaATGCCTGTTGCTAACTTTTCtgaataatatatactttCTCACtccagataaataaattatttaattgtagtgTCCCGTCCTGGACTCAAATAAAGAAGTCACCTACGAAGGATACTATCAGACTGTGTCTAGGAAAGGTGCCCTTACAATTCACCAggtaaataaaagataattttcaattcttaataattcaatcattttttaattttacagagaAACTTCAACTTCGGTTTTTTCCTAGTGTTTGTGGTGAAGCCAGACAATTATGACTGTGGGCAAATCAAATCAGTTCTTCCACTCCAACCAAAAATCTATCGGATGTCCTACGGCAACCGGACCTCGGAGATCACATTCAACATCAAAAACAGCATCAATTATAAAGATTACTTCAACGCATCCATCGTAACTTTTTTCGTTTATGTGGGATTTGGACTAATCATTTTGCTGATGACCCTCGCTTTCAACAAATGGGGCACTTTATCCACTATGACTGAAACGAAGTTTGATCAAGGTTGTGTTTTTACTaagaatatgttttaaaaagtacCAATATTGTTTTGTAGTTGATGGCGAGTCGATTGATCAACTTAACCCCCAGTCCCAGGAAACAATTAACTACTTATTGAAGCATAATAAAATCACGTTAAACGTTTTGGCTCAATTTCCTATCAAGGATAAGCGCAGatcatttaattacttatggCACATTTGTTCCATAGCAATTTTCTATAGTATTCCTGTAGTACAACTGGTTGTAACCTATCAAAGAGTAAGCAGGCAATAAAAAAAGATCTAAGTAACTAAGTATGTAATGTCGGCTTTTTGTAGGTGGTAAACCGGACTGGAAACCAAGACATGTGTTACTATAACTTCTTGTGTGCCCATCCCAAATTTGGATTTAGCGATTTCAATCACATTTATTCGAACATCGGTTATGTTTTAATAGGGATAATGTTTTTGTTCGCCACTCTCCACAGGCACGTTAAAGTGCCCTTGAGATTTGTAAGTCTAGTGAATTCATAaacttaacaatattaatatttattttaggaaaCTGGCATTCCAGTACATTACGGTCTGTTTTACTCGATGGGAGTTGCCCTCATCATTGAAGGTTTATTGTCAGCTTCGTATCACATCTGCCCAAGTCAATCGAATTACCAGTTCGATACCAGTTTTATGTACGTTATGGCAGTTTTGTGTATGGTGAAGCTGTACCAGAACCGACATCCGGATATTAATGCGTCGGCGTACGCCACTTTTTCCGTCCTAGGCATAGCAATATTTTTGGCCATGATTGGAATTTTGAACGGAAGTCTCTCTGTTTGGATCATGTTTGCGGTCGCTTACTCTCTTCTGTGCGTTTACATATCTTTTAAGATATACTATTTAAGTTTCATCTTCGacggatttaaaaaattaaaggaagACATAATGAACAACGGTCTCACGGCTGAAACGTTTGCGCCGGTAAAAAAAGGTATCACTCCTCCGCCCCtaacagtttttaaatgaataacacaaaacatgtttttagtGAGATTCGTCTTGCTAACGCTGGTTAATCTGTTGAATTACGGCATTTTGATCGCCGGAATTTTGATGTGGGGCCGGGGGCTCACGGACTTCGGCACGTTCTTGCTGGGTTTGCTGATGGGCAATTCCATAATCCACGCCATTTTCTACACCTCAATGAAGCTGGTCAACCGTGAGAGAATATGTTTCGAAGCTTGCATCTATGGCGTTCTTGCCGTGGCCTCCTGGGCCGCCGCCACCGTGTTCTTCCTCGATGCCGCCACTTTGTGGACGGTGAGTTGGAtgatttttgattttgaaGTGGAACTGAGGTTGTTTCTTTTAAGGTTACGGCTGCTGAATCTAGAGAATGGA encodes the following:
- the LOC109605123 gene encoding SID1 transmembrane family member 1-like, with the protein product MQSTIMTLGWSLLVVFCVSIFNKNVDAQLNFDLRNGTYEKELKIEVNSTNEVILLFPSVNTKNPFRIHTYAPRATKNTPILVMVRQEKQVASWQLPALLETTTRDDEIAFKNVSKTMCHDRMENIINPRISNRMVVANQSFIVALSTSNFVNSTVYVKVSEEKDFYVELNKDYHLTVSPTEPKYVYFSFTTNVSDTIIIEVDSEDDVCFTTSVQNSSCPVLDSNKEVTYEGYYQTVSRKGALTIHQRNFNFGFFLVFVVKPDNYDCGQIKSVLPLQPKIYRMSYGNRTSEITFNIKNSINYKDYFNASIVTFFVYVGFGLIILLMTLAFNKWGTLSTMTETKFDQVDGESIDQLNPQSQETINYLLKHNKITLNVLAQFPIKDKRRSFNYLWHICSIAIFYSIPVVQLVVTYQRVVNRTGNQDMCYYNFLCAHPKFGFSDFNHIYSNIGYVLIGIMFLFATLHRHVKVPLRFETGIPVHYGLFYSMGVALIIEGLLSASYHICPSQSNYQFDTSFMYVMAVLCMVKLYQNRHPDINASAYATFSVLGIAIFLAMIGILNGSLSVWIMFAVAYSLLCVYISFKIYYLSFIFDGFKKLKEDIMNNGLTAETFAPVKKVRFVLLTLVNLLNYGILIAGILMWGRGLTDFGTFLLGLLMGNSIIHAIFYTSMKLVNRERICFEACIYGVLAVASWAAATVFFLDAATLWTVTAAESREWNQGCILMNFYDKHDVWHLLSAPALFFTFMYLLCLDDDLINTKHSDIEVF